The following are encoded in a window of Pseudalgibacter alginicilyticus genomic DNA:
- the gldJ gene encoding gliding motility lipoprotein GldJ, protein MDMKKVVTFKVLLVLAIFGAMTSCKKSSSSKNSSRATGWNINDREGGFQYNTDFNEQETSPGLVFVEGGTFTKGRVQDDVMHDWNNTPTQQHVQSFYMDETEVTNIMYLEYLDWIKRVYPPTDENFRAIYHGALPDTLVWRNRLGYNEIMTENYLRHPGYAEYPVVGVSWIQAVEFANWRSDRVNEYNLEKAGYLKRDAKTLDVSAESNFNTDTYINAPTQTYGGNEEVINAEGRNRRNVRVDADGNESNIFATRETGIISPNYRLPTETEWEYAALGLSEIRSYNLYRGRKKYPWDGQYTRSGKRKVRGDQMANFKQGKGDYGGIAGWSDDGADITNAVKSYAANDYGLYDMAGNVAEWVADVYRPIVDDEFNDFNYYRGNVYTKNAINDDGTVKIVTPETIVYDTTSTGKLVARNLPGEILQVPVDENETYLRTNFDKSNEINFRDGDKRSSRYYESFNEEDENAKADSETRKMYNSPKHNVTRDSLGNIIREYDKANNRTSLINDEVRVYKGGSWKDREYWLDPAQRRYFPQDMATDYIGFRCAMSRVGSKSKSKTKTKG, encoded by the coding sequence ATGGATATGAAAAAAGTAGTGACATTCAAGGTTTTATTAGTCTTGGCGATATTTGGAGCCATGACTAGTTGCAAAAAGTCTTCTAGTTCCAAAAACAGTTCTAGAGCTACTGGCTGGAATATAAACGACAGAGAAGGCGGTTTTCAGTACAACACAGATTTCAATGAACAAGAAACATCTCCAGGTTTAGTGTTTGTAGAAGGAGGCACCTTTACAAAAGGGCGCGTTCAAGATGATGTAATGCATGATTGGAACAATACACCTACTCAACAGCATGTACAATCATTCTACATGGATGAAACTGAGGTTACCAATATCATGTATTTGGAATACTTGGATTGGATAAAAAGAGTTTACCCGCCTACTGATGAAAATTTCAGAGCTATTTATCACGGTGCTTTACCAGATACTTTAGTTTGGAGAAACCGATTAGGTTATAATGAGATTATGACGGAAAATTATTTACGTCACCCAGGCTACGCAGAATATCCTGTTGTTGGGGTTAGCTGGATTCAAGCTGTTGAGTTTGCTAATTGGCGATCTGATCGTGTAAACGAATATAATCTTGAAAAAGCAGGTTACTTAAAAAGAGACGCAAAAACACTTGATGTAAGTGCTGAATCAAATTTTAACACAGATACTTATATAAATGCACCTACCCAAACATATGGTGGCAATGAAGAAGTCATTAATGCAGAAGGTAGAAACCGAAGAAACGTTAGGGTTGATGCCGATGGTAATGAAAGTAATATTTTTGCAACACGTGAAACAGGAATTATATCACCAAATTATAGGCTCCCAACAGAAACAGAATGGGAATATGCCGCTTTAGGCTTAAGCGAAATTAGAAGCTATAACCTATATCGTGGTCGAAAAAAATACCCATGGGACGGTCAATACACACGTTCAGGCAAGCGTAAAGTTCGAGGTGATCAAATGGCTAACTTTAAGCAAGGAAAAGGAGATTATGGAGGAATTGCAGGTTGGTCTGATGATGGAGCCGATATTACTAATGCTGTAAAATCATATGCAGCCAACGATTATGGCTTATATGACATGGCTGGAAATGTTGCCGAATGGGTAGCAGATGTTTACAGACCAATTGTGGATGACGAGTTCAACGATTTTAACTACTATCGTGGAAATGTATACACAAAAAATGCTATAAATGATGATGGTACCGTTAAAATAGTAACCCCAGAAACCATTGTTTATGATACAACTTCTACAGGAAAATTAGTTGCGAGAAATTTACCTGGTGAAATTCTACAAGTTCCTGTTGATGAGAATGAAACGTATTTAAGAACTAATTTTGATAAGAGTAACGAAATAAACTTTAGAGATGGTGACAAGCGGTCTTCACGTTATTACGAAAGTTTTAATGAAGAAGATGAAAATGCAAAAGCAGATTCAGAAACCAGAAAAATGTATAACTCACCAAAACACAATGTTACGAGAGATTCATTAGGAAATATTATCAGAGAATATGACAAGGCTAACAATAGAACATCCTTAATTAATGATGAGGTTCGTGTTTATAAGGGAGGCTCATGGAAAGATAGAGAATATTGGTTAGACCCTGCACAAAGACGTTATTTCCCACAAGATATGGCTACAGACTATATTGGATTTAGATGTGCCATGTCTAGAGTAGGTTCAAAATCGAAATCAAAAACTAAAACAAAAGGTTAA
- a CDS encoding UDP-N-acetylmuramoyl-tripeptide--D-alanyl-D-alanine ligase, which produces MKIEQLHRLFLTCSGVCTDTRKIKKNTMFFGLKGENFNGNAYAETALENGARYTIIDDPEFDILNETILVEDVLMTLQQLAAFHRRYLKTTIIALTGSNGKTTTKELINSVLSQKYITIATIGNLNNHIGVPLTLLSMNEKTEIGIVEMGANHLDEIKFLCKIAKPDYGYITNFGKAHLEGFGSLKGVIKGKSEMYDFLIKKKKFIFVNGNDPIQVDKTKESKRYIFGDNNETTDISINFIEAQPYVKCTFENLELKSQLIGDYNFNNISAAIAIGSYFKVDNKTIKTAIENYIPTNNRSQIIQKNSNKIILDAYNANPTSMRAALLNFEKLAGFKIAILGDMFELGNDAEKEHQEIINLAETLNLNSIYFIGKNFYKTKITFKHINQFETFDDFKNHFDFSQIESTTLLIKGSRGMALERVLNLQ; this is translated from the coding sequence TTGAAAATAGAACAATTACACCGTCTTTTTTTAACATGCAGTGGCGTTTGTACTGACACACGAAAAATCAAAAAAAACACTATGTTTTTTGGACTTAAGGGCGAAAACTTTAATGGCAATGCCTACGCAGAAACCGCATTAGAAAATGGCGCAAGATACACCATTATTGACGACCCCGAGTTTGACATCTTAAATGAAACCATTTTAGTTGAAGATGTACTCATGACCTTACAGCAATTAGCGGCTTTTCATAGACGATATTTAAAAACTACCATCATAGCACTCACTGGTAGTAATGGCAAAACAACAACTAAAGAGCTTATTAATTCAGTTTTATCACAAAAATATATTACCATTGCTACCATAGGCAATCTAAATAACCACATAGGCGTACCATTAACATTGCTTTCCATGAATGAAAAAACAGAAATTGGCATTGTGGAAATGGGTGCAAATCATTTAGATGAAATAAAGTTTTTATGCAAAATTGCAAAACCAGATTATGGTTATATTACTAATTTTGGAAAAGCACACTTAGAAGGCTTTGGCAGTTTAAAAGGTGTGATTAAAGGAAAGAGCGAAATGTATGACTTCCTTATTAAAAAGAAGAAATTTATTTTTGTAAATGGTAATGACCCCATTCAGGTTGATAAAACTAAAGAATCTAAACGTTATATATTTGGTGACAATAATGAAACAACAGATATTTCTATCAATTTTATTGAAGCACAACCCTATGTAAAATGTACATTTGAAAATTTAGAATTAAAAAGTCAACTAATAGGAGATTATAATTTCAATAATATTTCTGCAGCAATAGCTATAGGAAGTTATTTTAAAGTAGACAATAAAACCATAAAAACAGCTATTGAAAACTACATCCCCACGAATAACCGTTCTCAAATTATTCAAAAAAATTCAAACAAAATTATTTTAGATGCTTATAATGCTAATCCAACGAGTATGCGAGCTGCCTTACTTAATTTTGAAAAATTAGCTGGATTTAAAATAGCCATTTTAGGCGATATGTTTGAGCTTGGAAATGATGCAGAAAAAGAACATCAAGAAATTATCAACTTAGCTGAAACACTAAATTTAAACAGCATCTATTTTATTGGAAAGAATTTTTATAAAACCAAAATTACATTTAAGCATATTAATCAATTTGAAACCTTTGATGATTTTAAAAATCATTTTGATTTTTCACAAATAGAAAGCACAACACTATTAATTAAAGGGTCTCGAGGCATGGCTTTGGAGCGAGTTTTAAATTTGCAATAG
- a CDS encoding LuxR C-terminal-related transcriptional regulator, protein MIIKDIKSTYKEIFKSYDYPLLENHIKKIIELDEYIPYSSTFYCVTNTQNLTFEFVSKNVVSCLGYKPEILKEGGMRFFWSRIHPEDIENWLKALNALMDFTLEEIPIEQRNLLSFTWNYRFKNSKDDYVNIIQNTTPLQFDNEKKPIIGLAHYTIVDARVKLQVTASAKLLNEYNEYETKYFNNFSQKLLSNSISNRERDIIHLLVLNYSSKAIGEKLNISPNTVDTHRRNILKKLKITSTGELIGMLKMNRNIL, encoded by the coding sequence ATGATTATAAAAGATATTAAAAGTACTTATAAAGAGATTTTTAAATCTTATGATTATCCTTTATTAGAAAATCACATCAAAAAAATTATTGAATTAGATGAGTATATACCGTATTCTTCTACTTTCTATTGTGTAACGAATACTCAAAATTTAACTTTTGAATTTGTTAGTAAAAATGTTGTTTCATGTTTGGGTTATAAGCCTGAAATTCTCAAAGAAGGAGGTATGCGTTTTTTTTGGAGTAGAATTCATCCAGAAGATATTGAAAATTGGTTAAAAGCATTAAATGCGCTTATGGATTTTACTTTAGAAGAAATACCTATCGAGCAAAGAAACCTTTTAAGCTTTACGTGGAATTATCGGTTTAAAAATTCTAAGGATGATTATGTAAACATCATTCAAAATACGACACCTCTGCAATTTGATAATGAAAAAAAACCTATTATTGGTCTTGCTCATTATACAATTGTAGATGCAAGAGTGAAACTTCAGGTAACAGCCTCAGCAAAATTATTGAATGAGTATAATGAATATGAAACGAAATATTTTAATAATTTTTCTCAAAAATTACTTTCAAACAGTATAAGTAACAGGGAGCGCGACATTATTCACTTATTGGTTTTAAATTATTCAAGTAAGGCTATTGGTGAAAAGTTAAACATTAGCCCAAATACCGTTGACACACACAGGCGAAATATTCTTAAAAAACTAAAAATAACCTCAACAGGCGAACTTATTGGGATGCTTAAAATGAATAGAAATATTTTATAA
- a CDS encoding COG1470 family protein: protein MIATTKRLSYLFFSFFILISFYSNQVIAQSLSLYTPITKITVPPGQEINYNIDVINNSSSIKTSSLNIVGLPQDWNFDLKSGGWNVEQISVLPNNKEKLSLKVTVPVKINKGTYRFKVLANGYSVLPLTVTVSKQGTYQTTLTSEQPNIEGASNTTFTYNANLKNGTTQSQVYALKASPPSGWFAIFKANGKQVSSVNVEANQTQRITIELKPSENTKSGLYKIPITAQAENFSARLELETVITGSYSLSLSTPTGLLSTDVTAGEHKKLKLLLKNTGSAALNKINLKARTPSNWSVDFTPKEIPFLEAGKTEEIEAIINVHDKALSGDYETNFDAKASETSTLSKFRITVHASILSGWFGFFIIIIALGCVYYLIRKYGRR, encoded by the coding sequence ATGATAGCCACTACAAAACGTCTGTCCTATTTATTTTTTAGTTTTTTTATTTTAATCTCTTTTTATTCAAATCAAGTTATAGCTCAAAGTTTATCGCTTTACACACCTATAACAAAAATTACTGTCCCTCCAGGACAAGAAATCAATTACAATATTGATGTCATAAATAACAGTAGTTCTATTAAAACTTCAAGTCTAAACATTGTTGGGCTACCACAAGACTGGAACTTTGATTTAAAATCAGGCGGTTGGAATGTTGAACAAATTTCAGTATTACCCAACAATAAAGAAAAGTTATCTTTAAAAGTAACAGTACCTGTAAAAATTAACAAAGGAACCTATCGTTTCAAAGTTTTAGCAAATGGTTATTCCGTACTACCACTAACAGTAACAGTATCTAAACAAGGTACATATCAAACAACATTGACTTCTGAACAACCTAATATTGAAGGCGCCTCAAATACCACCTTTACATATAATGCAAATTTAAAAAATGGCACAACACAAAGCCAAGTGTATGCACTAAAAGCATCCCCTCCATCTGGTTGGTTTGCTATTTTTAAGGCTAATGGCAAACAAGTTTCTTCAGTAAATGTTGAGGCCAACCAAACTCAACGTATCACAATTGAATTAAAACCTTCAGAGAACACAAAATCTGGGCTATATAAAATTCCTATTACTGCACAAGCTGAAAACTTTAGTGCGCGCTTAGAACTAGAAACAGTAATAACAGGAAGTTATAGTTTATCGTTATCAACACCAACAGGGCTTTTAAGCACGGATGTGACAGCTGGTGAACATAAAAAATTAAAACTTTTATTAAAAAATACTGGTTCAGCGGCACTAAATAAAATCAATCTAAAAGCTAGAACTCCTTCAAATTGGAGTGTTGATTTTACTCCAAAAGAAATTCCTTTTTTGGAAGCTGGAAAAACAGAAGAAATAGAAGCTATAATTAACGTTCATGACAAAGCTTTGTCAGGCGACTATGAAACCAACTTTGATGCTAAAGCTTCAGAAACATCAACTCTTTCTAAGTTTAGAATTACAGTACATGCCTCTATACTGTCTGGCTGGTTTGGTTTTTTCATTATTATAATAGCTTTAGGCTGTGTTTATTATTTAATACGTAAATACGGAAGACGATAG
- a CDS encoding ABC transporter ATP-binding protein — protein sequence MTPIIKLENLSKKYGTFYAVNKLNLNIYKGEVFGLLGPNGAGKSTTILMMLGLTEPQSGKALICGFDATTNPIQVKKRVGYLPDTLGFYENRTGLENLIYIAHLNGLSEQITIQKAKELLIRVGLEKEMNKKVSTYSRGMKQRLGLADVLIKNPEIIILDEPTLGIDPKGVRDFLLLIRQLSKEEHLTVLLSSHNLHQVQQVCDRVGLFVDGNLIAEGDIPTLSKVLLKEQSYTVEIKLQESLQENSSIIKTLLLKSEDIKKVTLQNDSLLIYCTNDVTSYIAKTLINANFNMQYLHIKEYGLDDIYQRYFENKNENNKQIA from the coding sequence ATGACACCAATTATAAAATTAGAAAACCTTTCCAAAAAATATGGCACATTCTACGCTGTTAATAAATTAAATCTTAACATTTACAAGGGCGAAGTTTTTGGACTATTAGGTCCAAATGGTGCAGGGAAATCAACCACTATTCTAATGATGTTAGGTTTAACAGAACCTCAATCAGGCAAAGCTTTAATCTGTGGTTTTGATGCCACCACAAATCCTATTCAGGTAAAAAAAAGAGTTGGCTATCTACCAGACACCTTAGGATTCTATGAAAATAGAACTGGTCTGGAAAATTTAATTTATATAGCACATCTAAATGGACTATCAGAGCAAATAACTATTCAAAAAGCCAAAGAATTACTTATAAGGGTTGGACTGGAAAAGGAGATGAACAAAAAGGTAAGTACCTACTCAAGAGGAATGAAACAACGTTTAGGTCTTGCAGATGTCCTTATTAAAAACCCTGAAATTATAATTTTAGATGAACCCACACTTGGAATTGATCCAAAAGGAGTTCGAGATTTTTTACTTTTAATTCGCCAGCTAAGCAAAGAAGAACATCTTACTGTTTTATTATCATCGCATAACCTACACCAAGTACAACAAGTATGTGATAGAGTAGGCCTTTTTGTAGATGGAAATTTAATAGCCGAAGGAGATATTCCAACATTATCAAAAGTCCTATTGAAGGAACAGTCTTATACCGTGGAAATAAAATTACAAGAAAGTCTTCAGGAAAATTCATCTATTATTAAAACCTTATTACTTAAATCTGAGGATATAAAAAAGGTTACACTACAAAATGATAGCCTTCTAATTTATTGTACAAATGATGTTACTTCATATATAGCAAAAACCCTTATTAATGCCAATTTTAATATGCAATATTTACATATTAAAGAATATGGATTAGATGATATATACCAACGTTATTTTGAAAATAAAAATGAAAACAATAAACAAATTGCATAA
- a CDS encoding ABC transporter permease gives MKTINKLHNPLSNFKQSFLAHSFISKIISKKQNHPFWIMVQKETTDHVCSWRFIILLLLITITCFGSLYNSLNHLSEVLNNAKDPNHMFAFLRILTTSDGTLPPFHVFIGFLGPLLGISLGFDAINSEQNNGSLVRIISQPIHRDYLINAKFVAGLIIIVSLFFTLNFLFVGFGILATGLTPNPEEFLRIIAFTLLVILYVSFWLNLSILFSIKFKQAATSALSAIAVWLFFTVFFQILINIIAKVFIPTNTTNPNHALAYKNFFLKLINIAPNQLYNDATTTLLAPTIRSLGPLSYSQTYGAIPSALPLRESLLIVWPQLTGLIAITILCFAISYYLFMKREIRA, from the coding sequence ATGAAAACAATAAACAAATTGCATAACCCATTATCAAATTTCAAACAATCTTTTTTAGCACATTCTTTTATAAGCAAGATAATATCAAAAAAACAAAATCATCCTTTTTGGATAATGGTACAAAAAGAAACAACAGACCATGTTTGTAGTTGGAGATTTATAATATTACTCCTTTTAATTACAATTACATGTTTTGGAAGTTTATACAACTCGCTAAATCATTTAAGCGAAGTATTAAATAACGCAAAGGATCCGAACCATATGTTTGCGTTTTTAAGAATACTAACAACATCTGACGGAACATTACCTCCTTTTCATGTTTTTATAGGTTTTTTAGGACCTTTATTAGGCATTAGTTTAGGTTTTGATGCTATCAACTCTGAGCAAAACAACGGTTCATTAGTTAGAATTATTTCACAACCCATACACAGAGACTATTTAATTAACGCAAAATTTGTTGCTGGACTAATTATCATCGTCAGCCTATTCTTTACCTTAAATTTCCTATTTGTTGGTTTTGGTATTTTAGCAACAGGCTTAACACCTAACCCCGAAGAATTCTTGAGAATTATAGCTTTTACATTACTTGTCATCCTTTACGTATCATTCTGGTTAAATCTTTCTATTTTATTTTCTATTAAATTTAAACAAGCCGCCACATCGGCTTTATCCGCCATAGCTGTATGGTTATTTTTTACGGTTTTTTTTCAAATATTAATAAACATAATAGCTAAAGTATTTATCCCAACAAATACAACCAACCCAAATCACGCTTTAGCCTATAAAAACTTTTTTCTTAAATTAATAAATATTGCACCTAACCAATTATACAACGATGCAACAACAACATTATTAGCGCCTACAATAAGAAGTTTGGGACCTCTTTCATATAGCCAAACCTATGGAGCTATACCCTCTGCTCTACCTTTAAGAGAAAGCTTACTTATTGTTTGGCCACAATTAACAGGGTTAATAGCCATCACCATTTTATGTTTTGCTATATCATACTATCTATTTATGAAACGTGAAATCAGAGCATAA